A window of Pirellula sp. SH-Sr6A contains these coding sequences:
- a CDS encoding IS3 family transposase — MEQLQAKFSVSERRACRVLDQPRSTQRFVGQPKDDDARLTKKILDYVRERPRWGYRRITQLLRRSGELINVKRVYRLWKAAGLKVPRKSRLKRATGEKANACHLQPAGCKNDIWSWDFVQASTVGGKTIRFLNIVDEYTRVCLSIKASRSITSEDAIDTLAELFAMHGVPKRIRSDNGPEFISAAIKRWLSSLGIEVLYIEPGSPWQNGVCESFNSKLRDEYLSQTELLSEQDARLKARAWQNDFNEKRPHSSLGYLTPSEFARRCGASPSLAALAPANHHNEMATPLPTT, encoded by the coding sequence GTGGAACAGCTCCAAGCGAAGTTCTCTGTATCGGAACGTCGTGCCTGTCGAGTGCTCGATCAACCGCGATCGACGCAGCGATTTGTGGGGCAGCCCAAGGATGATGATGCGCGGCTGACGAAGAAGATATTGGATTATGTCCGTGAGCGACCACGCTGGGGTTACCGTCGTATCACACAGTTGTTGCGTCGCAGTGGTGAACTGATCAATGTGAAGCGAGTCTATCGCCTTTGGAAAGCAGCAGGCTTGAAAGTACCAAGAAAAAGCAGACTAAAGCGAGCCACTGGGGAAAAGGCAAACGCTTGTCACTTGCAGCCTGCGGGCTGTAAGAACGACATTTGGAGCTGGGACTTCGTTCAAGCCTCGACGGTTGGTGGCAAGACGATTCGCTTCTTGAACATCGTTGACGAATACACTCGGGTGTGCCTGAGCATCAAGGCAAGCCGGAGCATTACCAGTGAGGATGCAATTGACACGTTGGCGGAGCTATTCGCCATGCATGGAGTACCTAAGCGGATTCGAAGTGATAACGGCCCAGAGTTCATATCAGCGGCGATCAAGCGTTGGTTGTCGTCGCTGGGGATCGAGGTGCTGTACATCGAGCCTGGTTCACCTTGGCAAAACGGAGTCTGCGAGAGCTTCAACAGCAAACTACGAGATGAATACCTGAGCCAGACCGAACTGTTGAGCGAACAAGATGCACGACTCAAGGCGAGGGCTTGGCAAAACGACTTCAACGAGAAGCGTCCGCACAGTTCGCTGGGCTACTTAACCCCCTCGGAGTTCGCGCGTCGTTGTGGAGCTTCGCCTTCGCTCGCTGCGCTCGCTCCAGCGAACCACCACAACGAGATGGCTACGCCATTACCAACTACCTAA
- a CDS encoding transposase: protein MTRKRNRHSADQIVKKLRDSDAMLAAGKSVGEVLQALEISEPTLSRWRSQYGGMKSEEAKRLKQLEDENQRLKKLVAEQALDIQMLKEITRGN from the coding sequence ATGACGAGAAAGCGAAATCGGCATTCGGCCGACCAGATTGTGAAGAAACTACGAGACTCTGATGCAATGCTCGCTGCGGGCAAGAGTGTCGGCGAGGTACTACAGGCCCTCGAGATCAGCGAACCGACCTTGTCGCGTTGGAGATCCCAATACGGGGGCATGAAGAGCGAGGAAGCCAAGCGGCTGAAGCAACTTGAGGATGAAAACCAACGACTGAAGAAGTTGGTTGCCGAGCAAGCACTGGACATCCAAATGCTGAAGGAGATCACTAGGGGAAACTGA